A DNA window from Ranitomeya imitator isolate aRanImi1 chromosome 2, aRanImi1.pri, whole genome shotgun sequence contains the following coding sequences:
- the LOC138663108 gene encoding E3 ubiquitin/ISG15 ligase TRIM25-like, which yields MASTDLRDELSCSICLSIYLDPVTLRCGHNFCQDCIIRLLDSQRDSNTRIYTCPECRKEYSQRPSLYRNITLRSIVRYFQIPEGPQGKATIMCTYCLHCPVLAVTSCVLCEASLCGKHLDVHNKSSEHVLIDPTVSLKNRKCLTHGKILEYYCPEDEACICIYCRVDGDHPGHRVQSLEEASEEKKTKMAKVLEKLTSKKKETKIKIQNLHERLINENKKAAEIQDKVSALFIDIRRQLEKLETSIISEISSQEKRVSNVVSALIQELETKKNQLSRTMGQIEDLCKVTDPILVLQDPNCQIFVHYDQENDADECDQTIIDTGDLDEDQIKKTIHDQVSDLTAHVNAWLFLLDPLDLSLDVNTAANNLSISDDLKTALFTCVDQNRPICPERSPENEVLSTQTFSSGKHYWVLDTSKLGNWKFGVSYPFIDGVCEASWCLWRNYNECAAVHGKNFAQLSVTNNLLSAMFGVYLDYEAGQLSFYQLSTPIQHLYTFTATFTEPLHASFWLNGNGSAAWIQIQS from the coding sequence ATGGCATCCACCGATCTGAGGGACGAGCTGAGCTGCTCCATCTGCCTGAGCATCTACTTGGACCCCGTGAccctgagatgtggacacaacttctgccaGGACTGTATCATTCGTCTGCTGGACTCTCAGAGGGACTCCAACACCAGGATTTATACCTGCCCCGAATGCAGGAAGGAGTACAGTCAGCGGCCATCGTTGTACAGGAACATCACCCTGAGGAGCATAGTCAGATACTTCCAGATCCCTGAGGGTCCTCAAGGTAAAGCCACCATCATGTGCACCTACTGCCTGCACTGCCCGGTGCTTGCCGTGACGTCCTGCGTCTTGTGTGAAGCTTCCCTGTGTGGAAAACACTTGGACGTCCACAACAAATCTTCGGAACACGTCTTGATTGACCCCACCGTTTCCCTGAAAAACCGAAAATGTTTGACCCACGGAAAGATCCTAGAGTATTACTGCCCTGAAGATGAGGCCTGTATCTGCATCTACTGTCGGGTGGATGGAGACCACCCAGGCCACCGAGTTCAATCCTTGGAAGAAGCCTCCGAGGAGAAGAAGACAAAAATGGCCAAAGTTCTGGAAAAGTTGACCTCGAAGAAGAAGGAAACCAAAATAAAAATTCAGAATCTCCATGAACGGCTGATAAATGAAAACAAAAAAGCAGCAGAGATACAAGATAAAGTCTCGGCTCTGTTCATTGACATCAGAAGACAGCTGGAGAAACTAGAGACAAGTATCATAAGTGAGATCTCCAGCCAGGAGAAACGAGTGTCAAACGTTGTCTCAGCCCTGATCCAAGAGCTGGAGACAAAGAAGAACCAACTGTCCAGGACAATGGGTCAGATCGAGGATTTGTGTAAGGTGACCGATCCCATACTTGTCTTACAAGACCCGAATTGTCAAATCTTTGTCCATTATGATCAAGAGAATGATGCAGACGAGTGTGATCAGACGATTATAGATACAGGTGATCTAGATGAGGACCAGATCAAGAAGACCATACATGACCAAGTATCTGATCTGACAGCCCATGTGAACGCCTGGCTGTTTTTGCTGGATCCTTTGGACCTCTCGTTGGATGTAAACACGGCCGCTAATAATCTAAGTATCTCAGATGACCTGAAGACTGCATTGTTTACTTGCGTAGACCAAAACCGACCAATTTGCCCAGAGAGGTCTCCAGAAAATGAGGTTCTGAGTACCCAGACTTTTTCTTCCGGGAAACATTACTGGGTGTTGGACACCAGTAAATTGGGGAACTGGAAGTTTGGTGTGAGCTACCCCTTTATAGATGGTGTCTGTGAGGCCTCCTGGTGTTTGTGGAGGAATTATAACGAATGTGCAGCAGTGCATGGGAAAAACTTTGCCCAGTTATCGGTGACCAATAATTTGCTTTCTGCTATGTTTGGAGTGTATCTGGATTACGAGGCCGGACAGCTGTCTTTTTACCAGCTGAGCACCCCTATTCAACACCTGTACACTTTTACTGCCACCTTCACCGAACCTCTTCATGCTTCATTTTGGTTAAATGGTAATGGCTCTGCAGCCTGGATTCAAATCCAAAGCTAA